In the genome of Drosophila yakuba strain Tai18E2 chromosome 3R, Prin_Dyak_Tai18E2_2.1, whole genome shotgun sequence, one region contains:
- the LOC6539048 gene encoding E3 ubiquitin-protein ligase HRD1, translating into MQLLLSSVCMALTSAVIGFAYYQKQQFYPAVVYITKSNASMGVIYIQFFVIVFMFGKLISKIFLGTLRAAEFEHLLERFWYALTETCLAFTVFRDDFNPRFVALFTVLLFLKSFHWLAEERVDFMERSPVLGWFFHIRVGSLLTVLGVLDYVLLIHAYNSTLVRGPTVQMVFGFEYAILLTVIASTAIKYVLHAAEMRTDTPWENKAVFLLYTELVIGFIKVVLYLLFVVIMAKIYALPMFVFRPMFFTLRNFRKALNDVIMSRRAIRNMNTLYPDATPEELRQSDNICIICREDMVNHSKKLPCGHIFHTTCLRSWFQRQQTCPTCRLNILRTPTVNSTAMPRQADEAAAAAAGNPIPAAAGAQPAGGVPPPAPVAVDGNQARANGNLAGGLPPNFADLFGDATGLPNGLPNLAGLQIPPPPVMPMLSPFMMPPHFGYLTPLPPPPMPQDLTNFTDEELRAMEGHQRDHIVQRLKLLQNINLMLDSAGIMMSQYQSLAARLQLTAATPASAANGSAGSSVYDMPSTSATAMAQMEAHQVTPTAATSAPSPTMPIEKVTIEDLGADADEDDIPSTATEAVSIPNSDADFEENSSELGELRKRRLKFLEERNKPVAANERTTAE; encoded by the exons ATGCAGCTGCTGCTATCGTCCGTTTGCATGGCGCTGACCAGCGCGGTGATTGGATTTGCCTACTACCAAAAACAGCAGTTCTATCCTGCGGTGGTCTACATCACCAAGTCGAACGCCTCCATGGGG GTCATCTACATACAGTTTTTTGTGATTGTCTTCATGTTCGGAAAGCTGATAAGCAAG ATCTTCCTGGGCACGCTACGTGCCGCAGAGTTTGAGCATCTGCTGGAGCGCTTTTGGTACGCCCTTACGGAGACCTGCTTGGCGTTCACCGTATTCCGGGATGACTTTAATCCGCGCTTTGTGGCCTTGTTTACAGTTCTTCTATTTCTCAAATCATTCCATTGGCTGGCTGAGGAGCGGGTGGACTTT ATGGAGCGTTCCCCTGTGCTCGGCTGGTTCTTTCACATTCGCGTGGGCAGCCTGCTCACAGTGCTGGGCGTCCTAGATTACGTTCTCCTAATCCATGCCTACAACTCCACTTTAGTGCGTGGACCTACCGTGCAGATGGTCTTCGGCTTCGAGTACGCCATCCTTCTGACCGTAATCGCCAGCACGGCCATCAAGTACGTTCTTCACGCCGCGGAAATGCGCACGGACACGCCCTGGGAGAACAAGGCAGTGTTCCTGCTGTACACTGAGCTGGTTATTGGATTTATTAAGGTGGTGCTGTATCTTCTGTTTGTGGTGATCATGGCTAAGATATACGCGCTGCCCATGTTCGTATTCAGGCCAATGTTCTTTACCTTACGCAACTTCCGTAAGGCCCTGAATGACGTGATTATGTCCCGGCGGGCCATACGCAACATGAATACTCTGTATCCCGACGCCACGCCTGAGGAGTTGCGGCAATCAGACAACATATGCATCATCTGTCGCGAGGACATGGTTAATCACTCAAAGAAACTGCCCTGCGGCCACATCTTCCACACTACATGCCTGCGCTCGTGGTTCCAGCGCCAGCAGACCTGTCCAACCTGCCGTCTGAACATCCTTCGAACTCCAACCGTCAACTCCACAGCGATGCCACGTCAAGCCGATGAGGCTGCGGCCGCAGCTGCTGGGAATCCCATTCCGGCTGCAGCAGGTGCCCAACCTGCTGGTGGTGTGCCTCCTCCAGCCCCAGTTGCCGTAGACGGCAACCAGGCACGAGCCAATGGCAATCTAGCCGGAGGTTTGCCTCCAAACTTTGCGGATCTATTCGGCGATGCCA CCGGTTTGCCCAATGGATTGCCTAACCTGGCTGGTTTGCAGATTCCTCCGCCGCCAGTTATGCCTATGCTCTCGCCTTTTATGATGCCTCCCCACTTTGGCTACCTCACGCccctgccgccgccgccgatgCCACAGGACCTGACCAATTTTACCGACGAAGAACTGCGGGCCATGGAGGGTCATCAACGTGATCATATTGTGCAGCGTCTAAAG TTGCTGCAAAACATAAACCTTATGCTGGATTCCGCGGGGATAATGATGTCCCAGTACCAAAGTTTAGCAGCGCGCTTGCAGCTCACTGCAGCGACGCCAGCATCCGCGGCAAATGGATCTGCTGGTTCTAGCGTATACGACATGCCCAGTACCTCGGCCACGGCCATGGCTCAGATGGAGGCTCACCAGGTTACTCCCACAGCAGCCACAAGCGCACCGTCTCCAACGATGCCTATAGAAAAGGTAACCATTGAGGATTTGGGAGCGGACGCTGACGAGGATGATATACCATCGACAGCCACGGAGGCAGTGAGCATTCCAAACTCCGATGCTGACTTCGAAGAGAACTCCTCGGAGCTGGGTGAACTAAGGAAACGCCGTTTGAAGTTCCTTGAGGAGCGGAACAAGCCTGTTGCCGCTAATGAGCGCACGACAGCGGAATAG